A single Symbiobacterium thermophilum IAM 14863 DNA region contains:
- a CDS encoding homocysteine S-methyltransferase family protein has translation MKLEDMLGREVLVFDGAMGTMLQAQGLAPGACPDVWNLERPEDVIAVHRAYVEAGAQILETNTFGSTPIRLGHYGLQDRCRDIVVAGVRCAREAAAGRAWVAGSMGPLGALVEPLGELPFDEAYAQFAVQARAFAEAQPDFIIIETIADLNELRAAVLACRDHAPGIRIIAQITLDPSGRAFTGTDPETAALVLQSLGADVIGFNCSVGPDLLVEAVARMARVARVPISVQPNAGLPLLQPDGATRFPMGPEEFAAYGPKLVEAGAALVGGCCGTTPEHIRRLRAAVEGLKPPARPGPLAHTLGLASRTRSLFFVEQNLPVVIGERINPTGRKLLTRDIREGAFQRVRAEAKQQVEAGAAVLDVNVGVPLIDEPAAMARAVRVIQDAVDVPLCLDSPDPAALEAGLKACVGKPLLNSFSLEEGRAEAVLPLARRYGAAVLGLTIDEKGIPASAEQRLAIARRLVAAAEAHGIPRHDVVIDPLALTAGAQQAEAKETLKAIRWITDELGVLASLGVSNISFGLPNRHFLNAVYLSMAVTEGLAMAIMNPLDERMMDTVRALRLFLNRDRNAAVYMQAVGPKRLVHTVEEALKAAAKAGEIAPAAVTPSSGAASGPAPAGGRDGAATPAEPATPAPADLADELGRRLHDAILEGDREAIVPLVEQGLAEGRDPMDMLNRHLIPAIEEVGRLFGEGIYFLPQLMLSAQAMKKAFARLKPEIQKAKVGQTEIGTVVLATVQGDIHDIGKNIVAVLLENYGFRVVDLGRDVKNEVVLEEARKVGADMVGLSALMTTTMPQMKRVIELFAREGFDCPVIVGGAATTKAFAEQIGARGHGRDAQEAVALALEVLKERRAGRKGDAG, from the coding sequence ATGAAGCTGGAGGACATGCTGGGACGCGAGGTCCTGGTCTTCGACGGCGCCATGGGCACCATGCTCCAGGCCCAGGGGCTGGCGCCGGGGGCGTGCCCGGACGTGTGGAACCTGGAGCGGCCGGAGGACGTGATCGCCGTCCACCGGGCGTACGTGGAGGCCGGGGCGCAGATCCTGGAGACCAACACGTTCGGCTCCACCCCGATCCGGCTCGGCCACTACGGCCTGCAGGACCGGTGCCGCGACATCGTCGTCGCCGGGGTGCGCTGCGCCCGGGAGGCCGCCGCGGGCCGGGCCTGGGTCGCGGGCTCGATGGGGCCGCTGGGGGCGCTGGTGGAGCCTCTGGGGGAGCTCCCCTTCGATGAGGCCTACGCACAGTTCGCCGTCCAGGCCCGGGCGTTTGCCGAGGCGCAGCCGGACTTCATCATCATCGAGACCATCGCCGACCTGAACGAGCTGCGGGCGGCGGTGCTGGCGTGCAGGGACCACGCCCCGGGCATCCGGATCATCGCCCAGATCACCCTGGATCCCAGCGGCCGGGCGTTCACCGGCACCGACCCCGAGACCGCGGCGCTGGTGCTGCAGTCGCTGGGCGCCGACGTGATCGGCTTCAACTGCTCGGTGGGCCCCGACCTGCTGGTGGAGGCGGTCGCCCGCATGGCCCGGGTCGCCCGGGTGCCCATCTCGGTGCAGCCCAACGCCGGGCTGCCGCTGCTGCAGCCCGACGGCGCGACCCGGTTCCCCATGGGACCTGAGGAGTTCGCGGCCTACGGGCCGAAGCTGGTGGAGGCCGGGGCGGCGCTGGTGGGGGGCTGCTGCGGCACGACGCCGGAGCATATCCGGCGGCTGCGGGCGGCGGTGGAGGGGCTGAAGCCCCCGGCCCGGCCCGGCCCCCTGGCCCACACGCTGGGCCTCGCCTCCCGCACCCGTTCGCTGTTCTTCGTGGAGCAGAACCTGCCGGTGGTGATCGGCGAGCGCATCAACCCCACGGGCCGGAAGCTGCTGACCAGGGACATCCGCGAAGGCGCCTTCCAGCGGGTACGGGCCGAGGCGAAGCAGCAGGTGGAGGCCGGGGCCGCGGTGCTGGACGTGAACGTGGGCGTGCCCCTCATCGACGAGCCTGCGGCCATGGCCCGGGCCGTGCGGGTGATCCAGGACGCGGTGGACGTGCCCCTCTGCCTGGACTCCCCGGACCCGGCGGCCCTGGAGGCGGGGCTGAAGGCCTGCGTGGGCAAGCCGCTGCTCAACTCCTTCAGCCTGGAGGAAGGGCGGGCCGAGGCGGTGCTGCCGCTGGCCAGGCGCTACGGCGCGGCGGTGCTGGGGCTCACCATCGACGAGAAGGGGATCCCCGCCTCCGCCGAGCAGCGGCTGGCGATCGCCCGGCGGCTGGTGGCCGCGGCGGAGGCGCACGGCATCCCCCGGCACGACGTGGTCATCGACCCGCTGGCCCTCACCGCCGGCGCCCAGCAGGCGGAGGCGAAGGAGACGCTGAAGGCCATCCGCTGGATCACCGACGAGCTGGGGGTCCTGGCCTCCCTGGGCGTCTCCAACATCTCCTTCGGACTGCCCAACCGGCACTTCCTCAACGCCGTGTACCTGAGCATGGCGGTGACGGAGGGGCTCGCGATGGCGATCATGAACCCCCTGGACGAGCGGATGATGGACACCGTCCGGGCCCTGCGGCTCTTCCTCAACCGGGACCGCAACGCCGCCGTCTACATGCAGGCGGTGGGGCCGAAGCGGCTGGTGCACACGGTGGAGGAGGCGCTGAAGGCGGCCGCGAAGGCGGGGGAGATCGCCCCCGCTGCCGTAACGCCCTCGTCCGGCGCCGCGTCGGGCCCTGCCCCCGCCGGGGGCCGGGACGGGGCGGCGACCCCGGCCGAGCCTGCGACACCTGCGCCGGCGGACCTCGCCGACGAGCTCGGCCGGCGGCTCCACGACGCCATCCTCGAGGGCGACCGGGAGGCCATCGTGCCCCTGGTGGAGCAGGGGCTGGCCGAGGGCCGGGATCCGATGGACATGCTCAACCGACATCTGATCCCCGCCATCGAGGAGGTGGGGCGCCTCTTCGGCGAGGGCATCTACTTCCTGCCCCAGCTCATGCTCTCCGCCCAGGCCATGAAGAAGGCGTTTGCCCGGCTGAAGCCGGAGATCCAGAAGGCCAAGGTGGGCCAGACCGAGATCGGGACGGTGGTCCTGGCCACGGTGCAGGGCGACATCCACGACATCGGGAAGAACATCGTCGCGGTCCTGCTGGAGAACTACGGGTTCCGGGTGGTGGACCTGGGGCGGGACGTGAAGAACGAGGTGGTCCTGGAGGAGGCCCGGAAGGTGGGGGCCGACATGGTGGGCCTCTCCGCGCTGATGACCACCACCATGCCCCAGATGAAGCGGGTGATCGAGCTGTTCGCCCGGGAGGGCTTCGACTGCCCGGTCATCGTGGGTGGGGCGGCCACGACGAAGGCGTTCGCCGAGCAGATCGGCGCCCGGGGACACGGGCGGGACGCGCAGGAGGCGGTGGCCCTGGCGCTGGAGGTGCTGAAGGAGCGCCGGGCGGGGCGGAAGGGGGACGCAGGGTGA
- a CDS encoding methylenetetrahydrofolate reductase, with amino-acid sequence MARLMHRLQQGAFCVTVEIDPPRGAGVAGTLERVRRFGDRVDAVNVADCPMANVRMSPITLAHLLQRDGQVEAIFHLTTRDRNIIGLQAELLGAAGLGVRNILALRGDDPSRGDHPDARGVFEVDTIGLIRLAAALNRGQTVSGTPLEQGTDFAIGCACNPAAADLEAEVSRLEEKVEAGAHFAQTQPVYDPRQVERFQAKLAGRVKIPILYGVLPLKSYEFADRLNRTVPGIVIPGWVLDRMRGRDEEEGLRLTAELLREIGPHVHGVHIFPMNSARRVVAVLDLIDELGLRHSVRVGV; translated from the coding sequence ATGGCCCGCTTGATGCACAGGCTGCAGCAGGGCGCGTTCTGCGTCACGGTGGAGATCGACCCGCCCAGGGGAGCCGGCGTCGCCGGGACGCTGGAGCGGGTGCGGCGCTTCGGCGACCGGGTGGACGCGGTGAACGTGGCCGACTGCCCGATGGCCAACGTGCGGATGAGCCCGATCACCCTGGCCCACCTCCTGCAGCGGGACGGCCAGGTGGAGGCGATCTTCCACCTGACCACCCGGGACCGCAACATCATCGGCCTGCAGGCGGAGCTGCTGGGCGCGGCGGGGCTGGGGGTGCGCAACATCCTGGCCCTGCGCGGCGACGACCCGTCGCGGGGCGACCATCCCGACGCCCGGGGCGTCTTCGAGGTGGACACCATCGGGCTGATCCGGCTGGCGGCCGCGCTCAACCGGGGGCAGACGGTCTCGGGGACCCCGCTGGAGCAGGGCACCGACTTCGCCATCGGCTGCGCCTGCAACCCGGCGGCGGCGGACCTGGAGGCGGAGGTCTCCCGGCTGGAGGAGAAGGTGGAGGCCGGGGCACACTTCGCCCAAACCCAGCCCGTCTACGACCCGCGCCAGGTGGAGCGCTTCCAGGCGAAGCTGGCGGGGAGGGTGAAGATCCCGATCCTGTATGGCGTCCTGCCCCTGAAGAGCTACGAGTTTGCCGACCGGCTGAACCGGACCGTCCCCGGCATCGTCATCCCCGGCTGGGTCCTGGACCGCATGCGGGGCCGGGACGAGGAGGAAGGGCTGCGGCTCACCGCCGAACTCCTGCGGGAGATCGGGCCCCACGTCCACGGCGTGCACATCTTCCCGATGAACAGCGCCCGGCGGGTCGTGGCGGTGCTGGACCTCATCGACGAGCTGGGGCTGCGGCACTCGGTCCGGGTGGGGGTGTAG
- a CDS encoding M23 family metallopeptidase: MHRRRWLLALVMVLTFPVAVWAALPAGAADPAQDVEEIARWIRERQDGAAPAPLLPCAWPAPGHAEVTSPFGYRLHPVLKRFRLHAGLDIGAPEGAAAAACWDGVVIAVAELPAYGRVVVLDHGGGLATVYAHLSAVRVSEGDRVPQGDEVGWVGVTGQVTGPHLHFEVWLDGRPVDPLRFADMAGLSY, from the coding sequence GTGCACAGACGCAGATGGTTGCTCGCGCTGGTCATGGTTCTGACCTTTCCGGTGGCCGTATGGGCCGCCCTGCCGGCCGGGGCGGCGGACCCCGCGCAGGACGTGGAGGAAATTGCCCGCTGGATCCGGGAGCGGCAGGACGGGGCGGCACCCGCTCCGCTCCTTCCCTGCGCCTGGCCGGCCCCGGGCCACGCCGAGGTCACCTCCCCCTTCGGGTACCGGCTCCACCCGGTCCTGAAGCGGTTCCGGCTGCATGCGGGCCTGGACATCGGCGCGCCTGAGGGTGCGGCCGCGGCTGCGTGCTGGGACGGCGTCGTCATCGCCGTCGCCGAGCTGCCGGCCTACGGCCGGGTCGTTGTGCTGGACCACGGCGGCGGGCTGGCCACCGTCTACGCGCACCTGTCGGCCGTTCGGGTCAGCGAGGGCGACCGGGTACCGCAAGGCGACGAGGTCGGATGGGTTGGCGTGACCGGGCAGGTCACGGGCCCGCACTTGCACTTCGAGGTGTGGCTGGACGGCCGCCCGGTGGATCCCCTCCGGTTTGCGGACATGGCAGGCTTGTCCTACTGA
- a CDS encoding CPBP family intramembrane glutamic endopeptidase: MAVNRRYLILSPLVIIAVCHVAARIARQALGPWGWAPAVVLYWGLLGATIAMSGRTGALRRWTAPARSARGWTALALLVGLIPLPILAQNLHLLADPVILAAWLLFALINPWFEEFYWRGLLLDATARWPAWAGTAYSTALFVAFHPAVAGVFSAANRDPVALAALGLMGLAWAAAYRRTGTLRWAVASHVLVDLGNLAVPVFLNLYVPPHLG, encoded by the coding sequence ATGGCCGTGAACCGCCGGTACCTGATCCTCTCCCCTCTCGTGATCATCGCCGTCTGCCACGTCGCCGCCCGGATCGCGCGCCAGGCGCTGGGACCCTGGGGCTGGGCGCCGGCGGTCGTGCTCTACTGGGGGCTGCTGGGGGCGACCATCGCAATGAGCGGGAGAACCGGGGCCCTGCGGCGGTGGACCGCGCCGGCCCGGAGCGCCCGGGGCTGGACGGCGCTGGCCCTCCTCGTCGGGCTGATCCCGCTGCCGATCCTGGCGCAGAACCTGCACCTCCTGGCGGACCCGGTCATCCTCGCCGCCTGGTTGCTGTTCGCGCTGATCAACCCGTGGTTCGAGGAGTTCTACTGGCGCGGGCTCCTCCTGGACGCGACCGCCCGCTGGCCCGCCTGGGCCGGAACGGCCTACTCCACGGCGCTCTTCGTCGCCTTTCACCCGGCGGTGGCGGGCGTCTTCTCCGCCGCCAACCGGGACCCGGTGGCCCTCGCCGCCCTCGGGCTGATGGGCCTGGCCTGGGCGGCCGCCTACCGCCGGACGGGAACGCTCCGGTGGGCTGTGGCCTCCCACGTCCTCGTCGACCTGGGCAACCTGGCCGTCCCTGTGTTCCTCAATCTGTACGTACCGCCGCACCTGGGCTGA